A stretch of Bacillus spongiae DNA encodes these proteins:
- a CDS encoding SpoVR family protein, with protein sequence MSIKGESILREDEQKQLQNAIGEITEIAKGFGLDFYPMRYEVCPADILYTFGAYGMPTRFSHWSFGKQFYKMKLHYDLGLSKIYELVINSDPCYAFLLDSNSLVQNKLIVAHVLAHCDFFKNNVRFQNTKRDMVESMAATAERIREYEIIHGKGEVEKFLDAVLAIEEHIDPSLMRPKLSWSMEDDEWEDESVQVSPYDDLWSLDEREKKKPENKKQKKFPPQPEKDIMLFIEQYSRELDDWQRDILTMMREEMLYFWPQLETKIMNEGWASYWHQRILRELDLTSSEAIEFAKLNAGVVQPSRTSINPYYLGIKIFEDIEERYNNPTEEMKRRGVEEGSGREKMFEVREIESDISFIRNYLTKELVMREDMYLFQKQGKDYKIVDKDWKEVRDQLVGMRVNGGFPYITVNDGDYLKNGELYLKHWFEDVELDLKYLEKVLPYIHQLWGRTVHLETLVEGRKMLFSYDGRKVQRKYL encoded by the coding sequence ATGAGCATAAAGGGGGAGAGCATTTTGAGAGAAGATGAACAAAAACAGTTACAAAACGCGATAGGAGAGATTACTGAAATAGCGAAAGGGTTTGGACTAGATTTTTACCCTATGAGATATGAAGTATGCCCAGCAGATATTCTTTATACTTTTGGAGCTTACGGAATGCCTACTCGTTTTTCTCATTGGAGTTTTGGAAAGCAGTTTTATAAAATGAAACTTCATTATGATTTAGGATTAAGTAAAATTTATGAGCTTGTCATCAACTCAGACCCATGTTATGCCTTTTTATTAGATTCTAATTCACTTGTTCAAAATAAACTAATCGTTGCTCATGTTTTAGCTCACTGTGATTTCTTTAAAAATAATGTGCGCTTTCAAAATACGAAAAGAGATATGGTTGAGAGTATGGCTGCTACTGCAGAACGAATACGGGAATACGAAATAATTCACGGGAAAGGGGAGGTAGAAAAGTTTTTAGATGCCGTACTTGCGATTGAAGAACATATCGATCCATCATTAATGCGACCTAAGCTGTCTTGGTCAATGGAGGACGATGAGTGGGAAGACGAGAGTGTGCAAGTTTCACCTTATGATGATTTATGGTCTTTAGATGAAAGAGAAAAGAAGAAACCTGAAAATAAAAAACAAAAAAAATTCCCTCCTCAACCTGAAAAGGATATTATGCTTTTTATTGAACAATATAGCCGAGAACTTGATGATTGGCAACGAGATATTCTAACAATGATGAGAGAGGAAATGCTCTATTTTTGGCCACAGCTAGAGACAAAAATTATGAACGAAGGCTGGGCATCGTATTGGCATCAGAGGATATTACGTGAGTTAGACCTTACAAGCAGCGAAGCAATTGAATTTGCCAAGCTAAATGCTGGCGTAGTTCAACCTTCTAGAACAAGTATTAACCCCTATTACTTAGGGATTAAAATCTTTGAAGATATAGAAGAACGCTACAATAATCCGACTGAAGAAATGAAAAGAAGAGGGGTTGAAGAAGGGTCAGGCCGTGAAAAGATGTTTGAAGTACGAGAGATTGAGTCTGATATTTCATTTATCCGAAATTACTTAACAAAAGAACTTGTCATGAGAGAAGATATGTACCTTTTTCAAAAGCAGGGGAAAGATTATAAAATCGTTGATAAAGATTGGAAAGAAGTACGAGATCAGCTTGTAGGAATGAGAGTTAATGGAGGGTTTCCATATATAACGGTTAATGATGGGGATTATCTAAAAAATGGAGAACTTTATTTAAAGCATTGGTTTGAAGATGTAGAGCTTGACCTCAAATATTTAGAAAAAGTACTACCATATATCCATCAACTTTGGGGAAGGACCGTACATTTAGAAACATTAGTTGAAGGTCGTAAAATGCTCTTCTCTTATGATGGAAGGAAGGTTCAACGGAAATATTTATAA
- a CDS encoding NADPH-dependent FMN reductase has protein sequence MNILIINGTPRKAGRTRIASKYIADKYQFHLIDLCEQSIPLYTGEDVQNKESAIINLKEMVKNADAIILASPEYHSGMSGALKNALDFLGSEQFSHKPVGLLACAGGGKGGVNCLNNMRTVARGVYANVIPKQLVLDPDSFDNERQTLLPEAAIKIDDLIQELLLYTKISIELKKNT, from the coding sequence ATGAATATATTAATTATTAATGGAACACCTAGGAAAGCTGGTAGAACAAGAATTGCCTCCAAATATATAGCAGATAAATACCAATTTCATTTGATTGACTTATGTGAACAGTCGATTCCACTTTATACGGGAGAAGATGTACAGAATAAAGAGTCAGCAATTATCAATCTGAAAGAAATGGTTAAAAATGCAGACGCCATTATTTTAGCTTCCCCAGAATATCATAGTGGAATGAGTGGCGCGTTGAAAAATGCGTTAGACTTTTTAGGTAGTGAACAATTCTCACATAAGCCAGTAGGGCTCCTTGCCTGTGCAGGTGGTGGTAAAGGTGGAGTCAATTGCTTAAACAATATGAGAACAGTTGCAAGAGGAGTGTACGCAAATGTTATTCCTAAACAGCTTGTATTAGATCCTGATAGCTTTGATAACGAGCGTCAAACTTTATTGCCAGAGGCTGCAATTAAAATCGATGATTTAATCCAAGAGCTCCTGTTGTATACGAAAATAAGCATCGAACTAAAAAAGAATACGTAA
- a CDS encoding universal stress protein yields MFKKILLASDGSTHAQRAAEKAVHLAQLDRGEPVTIAYVVDGATSKSDVLSQGSKELIELKRRERLNETEQFFEKEDVPYEVKILKGEPGPTLIKFANENEFDLVIIGSRGLNSLQEMVLGSVSHKVAKHVQCPVMIVK; encoded by the coding sequence ATGTTTAAGAAAATACTATTAGCCTCTGACGGTTCAACCCATGCACAACGGGCCGCAGAAAAAGCGGTGCATTTAGCTCAACTTGACCGAGGTGAACCAGTTACCATTGCCTATGTGGTGGACGGAGCAACATCTAAATCAGACGTGCTTTCCCAAGGAAGCAAAGAGCTTATTGAATTGAAAAGAAGAGAGAGACTGAATGAAACAGAGCAATTTTTTGAAAAAGAAGACGTACCGTATGAAGTAAAAATCTTAAAAGGTGAACCAGGTCCAACCTTAATTAAATTCGCCAATGAAAATGAATTTGATCTAGTCATTATTGGAAGTAGGGGGTTAAACTCCCTTCAAGAAATGGTCCTTGGAAGTGTGAGTCATAAAGTTGCGAAGCATGTCCAGTGTCCTGTAATGATAGTCAAGTAA
- a CDS encoding DoxX family protein has translation MGNKTEVGLLLARITLGAIMLAHGVDKFMNLEMVVGMFTDVFELPAFLAYATAIVEVVAGAALILGLFVEGSAALVGIVMLGAIATVKWDSGFFTGWELDLALLGLAVALTFAGSRLFALTTLLKKRSHEINNNAA, from the coding sequence ATGGGAAACAAAACAGAAGTTGGTTTGTTATTGGCTAGAATCACATTAGGTGCAATCATGTTGGCTCATGGGGTCGATAAATTTATGAATTTAGAAATGGTCGTAGGCATGTTTACGGATGTGTTTGAATTACCTGCCTTTTTAGCTTATGCGACTGCTATTGTAGAAGTTGTAGCAGGAGCTGCGTTAATTCTCGGTCTTTTTGTAGAAGGTTCAGCTGCTTTAGTAGGAATTGTTATGTTAGGAGCTATTGCAACCGTAAAATGGGATTCAGGATTTTTCACTGGATGGGAATTAGATTTAGCTTTACTAGGCTTAGCAGTTGCTTTAACATTCGCTGGCAGTAGGTTATTCGCATTAACTACGCTCCTCAAAAAAAGATCTCATGAAATAAATAATAATGCGGCCTAA
- a CDS encoding YhdB family protein, with translation MNKVDYDRALYYTHRSEWDNLLILMVRTKDDLLSKRIEHFLHAYNFSKDYQEVEGKFYCLMRYIEHANSQISGFFEVEQTFMKV, from the coding sequence ATGAACAAGGTCGATTACGATCGTGCATTGTATTACACTCATCGTTCGGAATGGGATAATTTATTAATCCTAATGGTCCGAACAAAGGATGACCTTTTGTCTAAACGAATTGAACATTTTTTGCATGCTTATAATTTTTCAAAAGATTATCAGGAAGTAGAAGGAAAATTCTATTGCCTAATGCGGTATATAGAGCATGCCAATAGCCAAATTTCTGGATTTTTTGAAGTGGAACAAACCTTCATGAAAGTTTAA
- a CDS encoding SulP family inorganic anion transporter, translated as MNTQTLKQQWFGNVRGDILSGIVVALALIPEAIAFSIIAGVDPMVGLYASFCIAVVIAFIGGRPGMISAATGAMALVMVTLVKDYGLQYLLAATILTGVIQIVFGVFKVGRFMKFIPRSVMVGFVNALAILIFSSQLPHFVGETWIMYAMVAGSLAIIYILPRFTKAVPSPLIAIIVITIIAVVTGSSVRTVGDMGELSQQLPLFLIPDIPFNFETLKIIFPYSLALALVGLLESLLTAQIVDDMTDTASDKNKEARGQGIANIVAGFFGGMAGCAMIGQSVINVKSGGRGRLSTLVAGLFLLVLIILLNDVLIQIPMAALVGVMIMVSIGTFDWSSLTKLHIIPKTDAIVMIVTVGTVVITHDLSKGVLAGVLLSAIFFAAKISKVQVTSILDEKTQERVYTVKGQIFFASVTELISLIDFKDSAKNITVDFSQAHLWDDSAVGAVDKIVLKYREAGKNIKIVGLNEASSSLVDQLAVYQKSNVNLSEH; from the coding sequence TTGAATACACAAACATTAAAGCAACAGTGGTTCGGAAATGTTAGAGGAGATATCCTCTCAGGTATTGTTGTTGCCTTAGCACTAATTCCAGAAGCAATAGCGTTTTCCATTATTGCCGGAGTCGATCCAATGGTTGGACTATATGCTTCATTCTGTATCGCTGTCGTCATAGCATTTATTGGGGGAAGACCCGGAATGATTTCAGCGGCTACAGGAGCAATGGCTCTTGTAATGGTTACATTAGTGAAGGACTATGGACTGCAATATTTACTAGCCGCTACCATTTTAACAGGTGTTATCCAAATAGTATTTGGCGTTTTTAAAGTTGGAAGGTTTATGAAATTTATTCCACGTTCGGTTATGGTTGGATTTGTTAATGCACTTGCCATATTAATTTTTTCATCACAGCTACCACATTTTGTTGGCGAAACTTGGATAATGTATGCGATGGTTGCAGGAAGTTTAGCGATCATCTATATTTTGCCAAGGTTTACAAAGGCTGTTCCATCTCCTTTAATCGCAATAATTGTGATTACAATTATTGCGGTAGTTACAGGTTCATCAGTTAGAACAGTAGGAGATATGGGGGAGCTTTCTCAACAGCTACCATTGTTTTTAATTCCTGATATTCCATTTAACTTTGAAACATTAAAAATTATTTTTCCTTATTCATTAGCATTAGCATTAGTCGGTTTATTAGAATCTTTACTAACAGCTCAAATTGTAGATGACATGACTGATACAGCTTCTGATAAAAATAAAGAAGCCCGTGGTCAAGGGATTGCCAATATCGTTGCTGGATTCTTCGGAGGAATGGCTGGTTGCGCCATGATTGGACAATCTGTTATTAACGTAAAATCTGGCGGTCGAGGCCGTTTATCGACCTTGGTTGCAGGTCTATTCTTACTAGTATTAATCATTTTATTAAACGATGTATTGATTCAAATTCCAATGGCTGCTCTTGTTGGGGTTATGATTATGGTCTCAATTGGAACTTTTGATTGGTCTTCGTTAACGAAATTGCATATTATACCAAAAACAGATGCTATCGTTATGATCGTAACGGTCGGGACAGTAGTCATAACGCATGATTTATCAAAAGGAGTACTTGCAGGGGTATTATTGAGCGCAATTTTCTTTGCAGCGAAAATATCAAAAGTTCAAGTAACATCAATATTAGACGAAAAGACACAAGAAAGAGTATACACAGTAAAAGGACAAATTTTCTTTGCCTCGGTTACTGAGCTTATTTCATTAATTGACTTTAAAGATTCAGCAAAAAATATAACAGTCGATTTCTCACAAGCACATTTATGGGACGATTCTGCGGTAGGTGCAGTTGATAAAATTGTATTAAAATACCGAGAAGCTGGCAAAAACATTAAAATTGTTGGTTTAAACGAAGCGTCATCATCGCTAGTTGACCAGCTGGCAGTCTATCAAAAATCAAACGTAAACCTATCTGAGCATTAA
- a CDS encoding response regulator transcription factor produces the protein MTIKVLIADDHHVVRRGLVFFLKTQKDIEIIGEAQNGKEAVSLANELNPDVILMDFIMPVMDGVEATRIIKQNEPKISIIMLTSFADQEHVIPALEAGASGYQLKDIEPDELVKSIRQVVEGEKSLHPKATSQLLTKMIKPDQKNRLDDLTKREMEVLQQLTKGKSNKEIAASLFITEKTVKSHISNIFSKLDVADRTQAALYAVKHGIV, from the coding sequence TTGACAATTAAGGTTTTAATAGCAGATGACCATCATGTTGTGAGAAGAGGATTGGTGTTTTTTTTAAAGACGCAAAAAGATATTGAGATTATTGGGGAAGCACAAAATGGAAAAGAAGCGGTTTCATTAGCTAATGAACTCAACCCTGATGTCATTTTAATGGATTTTATTATGCCGGTGATGGATGGGGTTGAAGCCACTCGTATCATTAAGCAAAACGAGCCGAAAATCTCGATTATTATGTTGACTAGTTTTGCAGATCAAGAGCATGTCATACCAGCTTTAGAGGCAGGCGCATCAGGTTACCAGTTGAAAGATATCGAACCTGATGAGCTTGTAAAAAGTATTCGGCAAGTCGTAGAAGGAGAGAAATCACTTCACCCTAAGGCGACGTCCCAACTACTAACTAAAATGATAAAACCTGACCAAAAAAATCGTTTGGATGATTTAACAAAGCGAGAGATGGAAGTGCTACAACAGTTAACAAAAGGAAAAAGCAATAAAGAGATTGCGGCTAGCTTGTTCATTACAGAGAAAACAGTAAAAAGCCATATTTCAAATATTTTTTCCAAGCTAGATGTGGCCGATCGTACTCAGGCTGCCTTATATGCTGTGAAACATGGAATTGTATAA